A single window of Panulirus ornatus isolate Po-2019 chromosome 52, ASM3632096v1, whole genome shotgun sequence DNA harbors:
- the Ufd1 gene encoding ubiquitin recognition factor in ER-associated degradation protein 1, whose amino-acid sequence MFSFSMFGEPLQPQPFNTHYRCYSVSMFPGDKQAVENGGKIIMPPSALDVLTRLNIVYPMLFKLTNQRANRHTHCGVLEFVADEGKVYIPYWMMRNLLLDEGDLVHIKSQSLPVATFSKFEPQSVEFLDITNPKAVLENALRNFACLTVDDVIALNYNDRIYELRVLEVKPGNAVSIIECDMNVEFAPPVGYQEPERMDSEASITEDDKEEMMPEPVGFYSFQGSGNRLDGKKKNLELSQEEVMKRVLRQRGIPDYDYEVGFIKFWRKVPKVSETENKIEDQEEFECFQGKGTSLRQAKSRK is encoded by the exons ATG TTCAGCTTCAGTATGTTTGGAGAGCCACTGCAGCCCCAGCCATTCAATACCCATTACCGATGCTATTCTGTATCCATGTTTCCAGGAGATAAGCAAGCTGTTGAGAACGGTGGCAAAA TCATAATGCCACCTTCAGCCCTAGACGTTCTGACACGACTCAATATTGTCTACCCAATGTTATTTAAACTGACAAACCAGCGTGCAAACAGACACACCCATTGTGGTGTCTTGGAgtttgtggcagatgagggaaaaGTTTATATTCCCTATTGG ATGATGAGGAACCTCCTGCTAGATGAAGGTGATCTTGTACACATCAAATCTCAGTCTTTACCTGTTGCCACCTTCTCCAAGTTTGAACCTCAGAGTGTAGAATTTTTAGACATCACAAACCCAAAGGCAGTCTTGGAAAATGCCCTGCGTAATTTTGCTTGCTTGACTGTGGATGATGTTATTGCTCTCAACTATAACGACAGAATATATGAATTGAGAGTTTTAGAAGTAAAGCCTGGAAATGCCGTTAGCATCATTGAGTGCGACATGAATGTGGAATTTGCCCCACCAGTGGGATATCAAGAACCAGAGAGAATGGACAGTGAGGCATCCATAACTGAAGATGATAAAGAGGAAATGATGCCTGAGCCTGTAGGATTTTACTCCTTCCAGGGCTCAGGAAACAGACTAGATGGCAAAAAGAAGAATTTAGAGTTGTCTCAGGAAGAAGTAATGAAGAGGGTTCTACGGCAAAGAGGAATTCCAGATTATGATTACGAAGTGGGTTTCatcaaattttggaggaaagtcCCTAAAGTAAGTGAAACTGAAAATAAAATTGAAGATCAAGAAGAATTTGAATGTTTTCAGGGAAAGGGCACTTCTCTGCGACAAGCAAAATCTAGAAAATAA